The Pelomicrobium methylotrophicum genome contains the following window.
CCGGATGCCGAAAGTTTGGCTTTGGGGGTGAGAATCGAGCGCCAGCGGGGGGATCGGGAGGCCGAGGCGAGTTACGCTGCCCAGTTGCGTAACCGCTTCCCCCAGTCGAAGGAGGCGCGGGCGCTGGAGTCCGGAAATCTCTGAGCCATGGATCGCCACGAGGACAAGGAAGCGCTCGAGACCCAAGGTCCGGGTCGCCGGCTCGCGGACGAGCGGCGGCGTCAGGGATTGTCCGTGGTGGAGATCGGGCGCCTGATCAAGCTGGCGCCGCGGCAGGTGGAGGCGCTGGAAGCTGACGACTACGAGCGGCTGCCCGGCAACACGTTTGTCCGGGGCTTTGTGCGCAACTACGCCAAAGCATTGCGCCTGGACCCCGAGCCCCTGCTGGCGGAGCTGGAGCAGCGGCTTCCCCCCGAGCGCCCTTCGGCCATCTTGCCCCATACCGAGAACATTCCCTTCTCTCCTGGCCATGGCGAGGGCTGGCGGCGCTACCTGCTGCTCGCCCTGCTGGTGCTCCTGGTGGTTCCCTGGGCGCTCTACGAGGTCTATCGCCAGCAGCCGGCCGCGCCGGCGGCTCCCAGCCCGGGGGTGGCGCTTCCCATCGTGCCCCCGAGCGCGACCAAGCCCGGCGGCACGGCGGTGGCGGTGCCTGAACGGGCGTCGGGAGCCGCGCCTGCTTCTGACCAGGCGGCTGCGCCGGGCGCCGGCGCGCCCGTGCCTGCCCCATCCGCCGCGCATCAAGCGGCGTCGCCCGCAGGGGCTCCCGGACAGGCTTCCGTGCGGCTCGCGTTCAAGAAGGACTCGTGGGTGGAAATCAAGGACCGGGAGGGCAAGATCGTTTTTGCCCAGCTCAACAAAGGGGGAACCGAGCAAGTGGTGCAAGGCGTGCCCCCCCTGTCCCTGGTGGTGGGGAATGCGACCCAAGTGACCCTGGAATACAACGGCAAGCCGGTGGACCTTGCGCCGTACACCCGCGGCGAGGTGGCGCGGCTGACTCTGGAGTGAAACCGTCCATGCGTTACGGCGTCAATGCGCGGCGGATAAGCCTGCGGACTCGGGTGGGCCATGTGGACATCGGCGGCGGCGCGCCGATCGTGGTCCAGTCGATGACCAATACGGACACGGCGGACGTTGAGGCCACGGCCCGGCAGGTGCTGGCGCTGGCGCGGGCAGGATCGGAGCTGGTGCGCATTACGGTGAACAACGCCGCCGCGGCGCAGGCAGTGCCCCGCATCCGGGAGCTGCTGGACCGATGGGGGTGCAATGTGCCCCTCATCGGGGACTTCCATTTCAACGGCCACAAACTGCTCACCCAGTTTCCGGCGTGCGCCGAGACCCTGGCGAAATACCGCATCAATCCCGGCAACGTGGGGCAGGGGTCCAAGCGGGACAGCCAGTTCGCCATGATGATTGAGACCGCATGCCGCTACGGAAAGCCGGTGCGCATCGGCGTCAACGGGGGAAGCCTGGATCCCCAGCTCCTCGCCCGCATGATGGACGAGAACGCGAAGCGCCCGAAACCCCTGGAAGCTGCGGCGGTGACGCGGGCAGCGCTGGTCGCCTCCGCGCTGGAGAGCGCCGAGCAGGCGGTGCGGCTGGGCCTGCCCCGCGAGCGCATCGTGCTCTCCTGCAAAGTGAGCGGGGTGCAGGACCTCATCGCCGTCTACCGGGAGCTCGCCCGCCGCTGCGACTACCCCTTGCACCTGGGGCTCACCGAAGCGGGCATGGGTTCCAAAGGCATCGTCGCCTCCACCGCGGCGCTGGCGGTGCTGCTGCAGGAGGGAATCGGCGACACCATCCGTATCTCGCTCACGCCGGAGCCGGGAGGCGACCGCACCCAGGAAGTGGTGGTGGCGCAGGAACTCCTGCAGACGATGGGGTTGCGCTCTTTTGCGCCCCTGGTGGTGGCCTGCCCGGGTTGCGGCCGCACCACCAGCACTTTTTTCCAGGAGCTGGCGCAAAGCATCCAGCGTTACCTCCGCGCCCAGATGCCGATCTGGCGCGCCCGCTACCCGGGCGTGGAGAACATGACCGTGGCGGTGATGGGCTGCGTGGTGAACGGTCCCGGCGAGAGCAAGCATGCCAACATCGGCATCTCCCTGCCCGGCACGGGGGAGACGCCCGTCGCGCCGGTGTACGTGGACGGGGTCAAAACGGTGACGCTCAAAGGCGAGCGCATCGCCGAGGAGTTTCAGGAAATCGTCGAAAAATACGTGATGACGCGCTATGGCTCTGCGGCGGCCGGGACGCAGCCCGTCGCGCCCAAGGGCGAGCCAGCGGGAGCGTAGCGTCCAGCAGACCGCACCGCGGAGAAAAGCGGTCTCTGAACCGGCGACGGTCCCCTCTCCATAACCGATCATTCCAGCTCGAGCATATTAGACATGAGCGCAAACCTGCAGGCGATCCGCGGGATGAACGACATCCTGCCCGAGGAGGCGCTCGCCTGGGAGCGTTTCGAGGACACCGTGCGCGAGTGGCTCCACAGCTACGGCTACCGCCCGATCCGCATGCCCCTGGTGGAGCGCACCGAGCTCTTCGTGCGCTCCATCGGCGAGGTGACCGACATCGTCGAGAAGGAGATGTACACCTTCACCGACGCGCTGAACGGGGAAAGCCTCACCCTTCGGCCGGAAGGCACCGCCTCCTGCGTGAG
Protein-coding sequences here:
- the ispG gene encoding flavodoxin-dependent (E)-4-hydroxy-3-methylbut-2-enyl-diphosphate synthase; translated protein: MRYGVNARRISLRTRVGHVDIGGGAPIVVQSMTNTDTADVEATARQVLALARAGSELVRITVNNAAAAQAVPRIRELLDRWGCNVPLIGDFHFNGHKLLTQFPACAETLAKYRINPGNVGQGSKRDSQFAMMIETACRYGKPVRIGVNGGSLDPQLLARMMDENAKRPKPLEAAAVTRAALVASALESAEQAVRLGLPRERIVLSCKVSGVQDLIAVYRELARRCDYPLHLGLTEAGMGSKGIVASTAALAVLLQEGIGDTIRISLTPEPGGDRTQEVVVAQELLQTMGLRSFAPLVVACPGCGRTTSTFFQELAQSIQRYLRAQMPIWRARYPGVENMTVAVMGCVVNGPGESKHANIGISLPGTGETPVAPVYVDGVKTVTLKGERIAEEFQEIVEKYVMTRYGSAAAGTQPVAPKGEPAGA
- a CDS encoding helix-turn-helix domain-containing protein, producing the protein MDRHEDKEALETQGPGRRLADERRRQGLSVVEIGRLIKLAPRQVEALEADDYERLPGNTFVRGFVRNYAKALRLDPEPLLAELEQRLPPERPSAILPHTENIPFSPGHGEGWRRYLLLALLVLLVVPWALYEVYRQQPAAPAAPSPGVALPIVPPSATKPGGTAVAVPERASGAAPASDQAAAPGAGAPVPAPSAAHQAASPAGAPGQASVRLAFKKDSWVEIKDREGKIVFAQLNKGGTEQVVQGVPPLSLVVGNATQVTLEYNGKPVDLAPYTRGEVARLTLE